GGCGCGCGCCGCGCGGATGCGCCTATAGATCGCCAGCCCGACGAGCACCGCGAGGACGACCGCCGTCGCCACGAGCGGGATCTCGATCGGGAACGCCTCGGCCCCCTCCCCTGCCGCCGGGCGCAGCATGAACCACACTCCCCACACGGCGGTGAGGAACAGGGCGCTCAGGATCCACAGCCACATCGGAAGTCTCCCTCGGGAACAGCAGAGAACGGCGGAGTCGCCTAGGTCCCCGTGCTGATCAGCTTCTTGATCTGGTCGGCCACGCCCTCCGCGTCCGAGGCCACGACGAGCCGGAGCACGATGACCACGAGGACGGCCAGCACGAGCAGCCCGAGCGCGATGGCCAGGTAGGGCAGCTCGCGGCGCACCGCGTTCGCCCCGCCGTCCTTGCGCTCCGCGTTCGGCGCGAGGACCTCACCGCCGCCCTCGGAGACAGCGACGTGGTTGCCCACGCCCTCGATCACGGCGCCGAGGCCCTCCTGCTGGCGCAGACGATATTTCCCCTGGAAGCCGAGGGCCAAGCAGAGGAAGTAGATTTGCGCGACGTGGTTCCTGCCGCGCTGGCCGTAGAGGTTGTCGAGGTTCGTGAAGAACCCGTCGCCGGCCGTGTTCAGCTGGAAGAACTGGAACTGCAGCGGGTTCTGGAGCCACTGCGTCCTCCCCGGCCAGTTCGAGTTGAAGATCACCTCGTCGGCGAAGGCCGCGAGCGCGAACTTCGCGTCGATCATGTCCTGCTCGGGGATGCGCGCTTCCCGCCCGTTCTGCATCATCGTGTCGAACAGGCCGAGGACGCGCCGCTGGAGGATGTCGGGCGCCGGGAGGTCGCGCGAGTTCCTGAGCTGCAGGATCAGCGAGAGCACGTCGGAGCACACAAAGTACATCGTCTGCGAGAGGCTCATGGGCTCCTCACC
The DNA window shown above is from Sorangium aterium and carries:
- a CDS encoding DotU family type IV/VI secretion system protein; protein product: MSLSQTMYFVCSDVLSLILQLRNSRDLPAPDILQRRVLGLFDTMMQNGREARIPEQDMIDAKFALAAFADEVIFNSNWPGRTQWLQNPLQFQFFQLNTAGDGFFTNLDNLYGQRGRNHVAQIYFLCLALGFQGKYRLRQQEGLGAVIEGVGNHVAVSEGGGEVLAPNAERKDGGANAVRRELPYLAIALGLLVLAVLVVIVLRLVVASDAEGVADQIKKLISTGT